One Betta splendens chromosome 5, fBetSpl5.4, whole genome shotgun sequence genomic window, AGGATACAGACACAGGCAACGAGAGGGCTAATTTGCAAAGTCACCTTAATTTCCTCACAGAGGCCCGCACCTACCTGCTGGAGTTCTAAAGTATGGACACAGTACAACCTACCAAATCCATGTGATTTGTCGGTTTGCGTTCCACCATAAGCGGTTACACTTATTGCAGACAATGCCACAAGTTGTAGCCTTCATATTTGACACCATTTTAAACTTGATTGTAACTGTGTGCAATTAGGCCGTTTCACAATGATGTACTTTTGCTCCCCCTTGTGGTTTATAAAATGAAATAGTTCAGGTTTTATTTACGTGAACAAAAAAACTGCTGGATTCCTGCAACAGGTCTAGAATAAAATTCCTAGGTATGAGCATCATGACTTCCTCAGCAAATTAtttcaaacataaaataaattgtgcaaacaataaaaagcaaaccAAACATATTCAAGACAACTTTAttcaaaaagacaaacaaaataaaccaaaaagATCAGTCTCCATTTTCAGCAGGGCTCTCCTGGCTGATGTCATCATTGTCAGATTTCTCATCATCTAGAAAAGACAGACACTATTAGCTAGTAAGGAAACACTTCCATTTTCAGGGCTCAAACATTGTGTAGTTTGGGGTTGGGGCAGATGAGTATCACTATggagacagtaaaaaaaaaaaaaaaagcgtaaACATTTTGATTACTCACTCTCAAGTGTCTGCTGTAGTTCCTGTATGGTACTGAGTAGGACATGAAACTGTTTCTTCCTTAACTCCAACTGAGTAAGACAAAATTGAGAATAAAATGACTACCAATGATTGGAGGCATTAAAAGGGGAGAGGAAATGTATTTGGCTTTACCTTTGCCTCCACACTCTCTTTGATGTGAGACAGTTGCTGGAGTTCTTTGTCTAGAGCCTCCAACTGCCTGTAAAGCAAGCCCAGGTTGATCACAaaccaattaaaataaaagccagagCTGCTTTGACATGTTAAACAAAACTATTTGGTCAATAAGTGAATGAGACAAATGACACAAGCTGACTTACTTTAGTGTTTCATGACGGTCTGGGTGCTGCTGGATAACCTTAGCTAAAGCATCATACTCTATAATAAAGAAAGTGTCAAATGTAACATTGTTCAGAAATGTAGAAGTTACAGATGTTGCATGAATATTTCCTTCACTGCTACAAAGTGTAACCCTACCCCTAAATAATGCATTCTCTGCACACAGACTCTATAAACTGATCCAGACGTGTCTGAACATATTCTTACCTTGACGATTTTTTCGTATTCTCTTTGCCCTCTGAATTTCCTTTTTACACTCTGCTATTTTTTCATGTGCAGACGTGATGCTTTGTTCTGCAATATGGACATCATATACAGTTGACAATATATGGTCACCTTGTGCACCTATTTAATTAATAACTGCAGGGTAAAGCTTCACAGCCAGCCAGACAATAAAATCTAATTTTGTACCTATGTtcgtgtagattttctcataaTTCTCCATTTCCCGAAGATTCATGTCATAAACCATCAACGTTTTTCCCATGGAGAACTCACACTGGGACAGCGTTCCCAGCATCCTTTGGTACTGAGTAAATCTGAAAAGCAAGATGATTTATGATTCAAAGCGGGGTGGTTCTGTTTCGAAGcggatttttttaaaattcagAGTCTATTGCTAAGGTCTCTAGAGCTCACTTACCCTTCCTCTGGAGTTCCAGAAGAATTACACCACTTGGTGAAACTCTTCAGCAGCACATTGATCCGGCGGTCATCTCCAGCCCCATCGCCGTCAATAAGAAGGCGCTTACGAATAACTTCATCTACGTTAATCAAGGTAAAACGTCAAATAAGCAGCCTTCTGAGAATAGGCAGATAAATCAAAGCGCTGCTAAGCTAACCATATGCTAACTAGCATGGCTATTGTTTCTTTAGCTTACCTGCTTTGAAAAAATAACTatgtattaaaacatttataacaATAACTATAAAGAAGTATGTGCTTTAAAATTCTTGACTCTTATTTGTACTCGCGTTTGTTAGACAAGTAAAATCAACAATTTTGTTCCAGTTAGCTTACTTACCATCTGTTACAGCCCCCATATCTGTACCCCGGATGTATTAGGTTAACTTTATTGAACAACAGAAAATTAACAAAGCAGTCCGCCCCTTCCTTGAAAGCAGAGAGCGGTGATTGGCCATTGAGAACGTAGAgtatatttaaataaagcttaataaggaaaaaaaatgaaaatacccTAACGTCAACAGAATGAACAACTTAAAATAAGAACTAAAGAAAATAATCATTGTAATAATAAcagccataaataaataaaaattacatataaaagaaaaaaataatgaaactaAATATAAATTTAGAAAAATTATTGAAAAGGCAATTAGatactttttattttgaaaccttCAGAtacactttaaataaaaagaaaattataGAAAGAAAAATGATCAAGGTCATGTGAAGCATTTAAGAAAATCAAAGTAGCCAAGTTTATTTCTTGTTTTAGGTCTTCTTGAGGTTGTGATTGCTAATTAACATTTTAGCTTTTCgagaaacattttatttgatcTTGTGAATCTTAACATTGTGAAAATTATGTATTctctaaagaaaaaaatagaaatgacCAGTCTTCATCTAACCAACATTCTAAATGCACTGAAAAAATACTTAATAAGTTTCCAACATTGCACAGTCTAAGAAACGTATTCATGCTTTTGTTGATTAAAAGTTTCAAACAATACACCCCTATACAGTGCAACATAGAACACAGTCTTTTCCGTATTTGTAATACACATTTTCCGAATTTTGGTAAAGAAAGTGTCTGATAATAGAAAGATCCTGTGACTGTGTATGTTGCGTGCGTTCTGGTGAAGTGACGTCTCTGTCCCAGAATGCAGTCTGGTAAACAGACATGGAAGCACCAGGTGAAGACCTCCACAGAGGCTGAGCACTGCATTCGCTCTTTCCCATCGTCTTCTGTCTCCTTCAACCAGTGCATCCAGCTGATATCTATTCGCCTGGTGTGCCGTCTACGTCCAGAGCATACGGAGCCTTGGTAAGAGTGAAGTTGTTGTCGACCTGTGACGACTGCTAATGACTTTTGCTGTCAGGCTTCCACCAGCTTCCTCGCTAACGCTAGTCATGGCTGTCTACAGGGTTTAGCTAGCAGGCTAATGTAGCCACCACTGCTCCACTAGTACCAGTCACAGACCCTCACTGAATGGGGTCGGTTTTCTAGACAGAAATCCTCATACACATTGCATGTTTCTACACATAATGCTTGCGGGTAACGTAAAGTTtgctttttcagtttttaatctttttttattaacgTGCATTAGTTTAGTTAATGTGTAGTAGAGGTGTGAACAACACTAGCCAATAAAATTGGAGGCTCTCGTTGATCCCTGCTAACTAATGTTCTCTAACTCACTGGGGTGTCATGTCTAGTTGTTCAGCTGCTTGTCAATCAAAAATATTGTGATTTTAAAGGCATCAACTTGTATGTTTGGCCAACTATTTCCTTTGACATGCTTTCTATGTAGAGGCCACCAGACAATTAAAGTCAGGGAAAGCTATGATTAATTCCATGTCATGTACACAGGGATATTTGTTTGGTCAAGGTTTTATTTCCATTGCtttctttttaaattcaagtcaTTGTCAGTGTGTATGAAAAATTCACATGGGTAACAATTTAGTTTTTGGTGTATTTAAATGACATTCAATCAGTACAAtatattttgttgtgtttgtacaCATTTATCTCACATAATTATATAATTGGGTAATTGCTCAATAGCAATAAGCAACATTCTGTTAGAATTTGGTTCATGTTAGcaataaacaacacacaacaactgTTGCTTGAATGCCAGGTGATACTTCATATTGTGAAGCACAGTGATATTGAAAAGCCAGTTAGTAGTTGGACATTGATTTAACCGATGTGGCACCCCCAACTGTTGCACCTAAATGTTTATTACTTACTCTCGCATAAACACTGCAATTTTAGCATAGTTTGTGTGTGCCAGAAATGGAGCAATTACTACTAGGTGGGGGGAGGATGTGAGGCAAGTACTTGGGACATTGTTAGGTTAGAGACAAAGTGGAGAAGTGTAGGTCTGAAATTGACGAAGTGGCAGTAAACGTTGGCTGATTAGAAAGGTGATGAGAAGGGTAAATGCAGAACCCTAAATAGACTAATTCAAATTGGTGTAACAACAGGGCTTTCATAAGCATTTTAATCATCACAAGCAGTTCTGAGTTAGCAATGGTCTGATGAGAGTCTTTGATTATGTTAATGTCAGTAATGTATGAAATATTAATAGTTTCAAGACAATTGTATTCATCCAAATTTAAAAATGGTGTTGAATGTAGTGACTTAAATGTGTGTTCAGAGACTCAGATGTTACCATTGGTACAGTAATGGACTGGAATGTGGGAGACCTGGGTTAAAATCCGGTCTTACTCACCAGCAAGATGGCTACTCTAGCCCCCTGGGTGCCACACACGACTGCTTACTTTTTCCCCTAAGGGTGGAGGGTTAAAATGCCCAGCTCTATTTCTCACTGAGAGCTCAATaaagtatatttaaaaaaaagttgcaGAATTGAGTCATTGGCTACCTTTTGAGAATATATCACAGTATGTTTTatataagaaaacaaaaagatttaTTATTATCTATTAGTCTTTAAAAGAGATTACGTAGCAGTGGTTTGGGATAGCACTTAATGTACTGGATTACTGTACGGGGCTAATTCTCACGGCAAAGCCTCGGAAGAACAGCATTACTTTTTAAACCCCCTATTGTAATTCCCCGTTCACTTCTTTAAATAACTGATACTGACTTGTCTTTCCTCAATGCTTGTTGGTGTGTGCTTATGTGTGTCTCCAGATTTCATCTCCAGTGTGTGTAGCAGCCAGCAAATATCTAAACTGATGAGGATCGACTGATTGAGTAAAAATAAAGTTCCTTTTAATCATATTTTTCCAAGGTAAGCTCTCACAGCTAACACCACCACATTTATATTAAGTATCAGCCAGAGTAGCTATACAGTTTCTATTTGTATACACAAATGTAATGTATGTTTAGATTGAAGATTGCTTGGTATTATCAGAAAATAGATAAAACAACTAAGTACATAAATTAATGTGTACTTTGCATATTAAGCAGATTTGGTAAAGGTTTTCTCGACTGTGTACACTGTAGGATTGACAGCCAATACATGGCAGAAGTAAGGAAAACCCTTTAAATGATCCAGAATCTAATACACTTACGCCAGATCAGCAAATATCTTCCACGACATGTGTAGTATTGAAATGTTTCATGAAATGTGTATCTTAAGTGTGAGCATTTGCAAATGCCTTTTAATCAAACTTTAATAACATAACAGAGCAAAAGAATAAATCTTCTATACTAACATTGGATTACAGTGCATATACAAAAGGGGGTTAGGGAAATCCTGTGAattatctccctctctctgagaTTAAGCATTTAGGATGCTTtttaaaacagaccaaacatcTGGTATCAAACCTCACTGTTGCTCGGTGTAGATATACTTGGACTAATAGTAGGACTTGTGTGCTAGAGAGGCTAAAGACAACTGATTCATGCAGACACACTGTGGGTATTTTCATATACTGTTCACTATACTGGAATATTAAAAGTTGACCCAAGGTTTGAATTAAATTGTAATTCGAACATTCTTGTCTCTCAGAAGAAATACACCATCTTAATAAGTGTCTGGATTGTTCTTCTCACCCAGTTGCATATCCATATAATTAATAAAGTTAAATGTCCTTGACCAACTTAGGTTCAACGTTGGGCATCGGTTTTACGTTTTTTTTGTGACATCTTATGTTTTGACAATTCAGTTAACAGTGTAAAGTACTGAATATTCTGAAAGTCATGGTATGGACATGTATTTTCTAATTTAGAATAGAAAATGTTTATGCTTTTAAATTGTTGGAATGAATGAGCAACTTCATGACAAGAATCTTGATCTGTGGTAATTTTGTCGTGGTCAAACAAGTTTCTAGCTTTACACTTAATAGTAACAACAGACGTTTGAAAAATTTCAGCTGAAatagaaatgtatttaaaaaaaagtgtccTATTGCTTGTCAGCTTTTATCAGTAGAAGATGTATataattactgtaaatcaaCTCATGGTttgaaagtgaaagtaaagaAAACCTGACAGGAGATAACTTCCTCTCATGTTTGAAAAACAGGCCCAACAAGCGGGTGTCACTGATTAACGTTAATGTATCTCGCAAACTGTGTTTATATTAAAGATAGCTGGTCTACAATGTCAATATAGATGGATCTGTAAATAATTTGAGGAAGCACATCAACCATGACACTGGCAAAGCATGATGTGTTAAATGGCACGAGGCGTAAGTATATGCATTTCTGTTGTCCTGATGTTGCTGCAAAGACGTGCAAGAACATGAAGGTTGACTCCTACTGTGCATTGCCTTGTGTCGTCTCATAACTGATATGGGTTTAAATGCTGATATTTCTTGATGAAGgtaaagagaaaaatgaaatgcaattttTTATAGTGCAACCATTGAAATTGAACAGAGATTATTAATTTTAGGTTCTCAATGTACTGATATACACTAATTTATGTTGAGCCCAGTATGATAAAACTGAGGCTGTGGATTTTCACAGCGGagctttaaacattaaaaaaaatccaagcaGGCTCTGCTGACATTTAGCTGCTTATCAGTTGTTTTCAGTTTGTATTGCAGGCTTTATGTACTTACAAAATACAACACCATGCTTTTTGTGTAGGTGAGTGATGTAATGATAAAATTCTACACATTACATTGCAACCAGTGAGGCAATGGGATCGTCATGGGCTATTTAATAAGCCACCTTTCACACTAACCACCAGGACAAGTCGTTAAACATTGCATTGAGTGTAAGACATTAAAGCTGGCGCTTGCCAAGGACCCAGAAACCTCCGGATGACCTGCCGGGGAGTCGGTTCGGTTCGGAATATGGATCGTTGTATAAGCTTTGTACTTGTTGCTTTACTATGCACGCACAGGCGGGTTGTTGGGGGGCGGGCGCGTTGAAATAACACGCGTTTACCCGTGTCAATCAGCAAAGAAGTCCTCCTATCCCGAGCCCGACCAACGCTGACTCttgtgttgttacattgtaGCGGAAAGAATGTCGGAAAGGGCCGAGGATGACGTCAGGGGGGAACAGCGCCGAGCggccaagcagcagctgaagcagcagcagcagcagatccagcGGGGAGAAGGCTCCACAGCAATGGCGACTGTTGCGGAGCGGAGATCCTTGCCTAGTCCAGAAATAATGCTGGGACAGCCTTGGAGCAACTGGGTCGACGTCGCCAAACTCCACGGCAACGACGGTGAGTCCCCCAGCGTCCCGAATGTGCGCGACGGAGCGAGGTAGAGCGCGACAGTTGCCAGTCCCGTCCTTTTTTTGGCCGTTTGCATGCAGTTTGTGGTGGAATACGGAGAAACGCTACTGGTAGCAACAGCACGGGCAGGCGAGCAAGTGCAACtatttatttgtctgtgtgtcGGATCGCCTCGTTTCCAGGTGCTGAATCGGAGGAAAGTTTCAAAGACTTGGGGAAAAATCGAGAAGCCATGCGTTTGTGCAGAGAAGGTGAGTGTTTCTGTTACCTCTAGGGCCAAAGGTGTATTTTGGATCTTGGGGGGTTCGctcacagacgcgcacacatgGGTCCAAAGACTTCACACGCGTCGCTCGGCTAGATGTAAACCTACTGTAAATCATGCGCGTTATGACTGACTAGATCCCCGGAAATAATGTGGGAAACGTGTCAGCCAGTCCTGCGTTAGTTGACATTTACATATGTAcctaaaataaacaacacactAACAAGTTAGATTCAGTGTGGTTGAGTGGAGGCCCATAGTAACTGTCATGTGTCAGTTTTAGGATTATTTTTAATCGAGTTGCCATTTTACAAATGAATCTTATGGGCATATTTTCTGCTTTCTCCCTCAATCCCAAGATAACAGAGATTTGCCTGTATAGTTTTTAAAGTAGCAAAAGCATTCAAAGTTAATAGAATTTAATCCCAGGTGATAAACTGACTGTTACAATACTACTCTTTGTAAAAAGTCACTGCTTAGTCACAAATATGAACAACTGGTTAACACACAAACCTGGCTCAAATGCTAAACATAAGCTAACATTAAATGTTCTTTCAACTACTTCCTCTGTAACCGTCATTGTATAAATGCCAAACACAGATCTGACAAATGTAAACTCGCACTGATCATGCTGATGAGTTGATTACTTTCTGGTTGTCCCAGCATTTTTCTCTCAAAATTTAGAATGTGTTCTAGGTTTAGCAAATAGGCTCTTCTTCTGTGAAGGTTAAAACTGTTGTAGCCGAAACACGAAAGTGTTCAGTCGCGGTAGAACAAAGAGAAACGGCACGAACTGGTGTAAGTCGTAAAACCGACATTGTCAGAAGTACACATCACTTGGCTTCTGAGCCACAGTGACGCTTCACAGCACTTTGTACTGCAATTTTATTTTTGGAAATGCCTTGATTAGCGTTAGCTGATTTGTCCTGCTGGCAGGCCCGGATTTAGTGCAGGCTTCACCACCAAAGTGAAATTGTTAtacttttttgtttaattacaattttgTTTAATTACAGATGTTCTAACATGCTGAAGTTCGTGTGGTACATAGAACACACCAAAGTGATATATGGTATTGACAATTGGCATGATCATTTGCAAACACACTTTCTGTGTAGAACATTAGATTTATATGGAGGATGCCTGGGTTAAAATCTGGTCTGGGTCATCAGGTGTGTCCTCAAAAAAGACACTCTGTGTTTGCTCTCCTAGCGCTGGAATACAttaaaaaatactaaaataaaatgtatttaactcAAAATGAAATTTAAGCATGAATGTCTTTGTTCTTACAGCAGTTGTAGATTGTGGCGTAACTCGCTGAATGAAAAGAGCTCTGTCCAATCATGTCCAATAAACTGACCAAACATTTCTTCAAacatttacttttgtttattcCACCAAGAAATCCTCACAGTCTTTTAATCACTCTGCTGTGAGATTTCTTGTCTCCCTCACAAGGACACATGAACGGGCCCTGTCAAAATGTGACCTTGCTTTTATGGGATGGTGATTGCATTGAGTAGGGCTCTAAAATTATTGCATCTTTTCTTTGAGCTTTGTTTCAAATGTAACAATATGTCTTAGGTGTAGCCATCACCCACATCTTATTTTCATTTATAATTTGGcaataaataaatctgtaatTAAGAAGGTATTATTGAATTTGAAAGACCTCAGTATTAGGCGAGTTTGAACAGTGATGTGATGGGAGTGTGTTGGAGCATCCTTTGCTCAGCTCATACATCTCGTCTCCAACTAGGTGTTCCTCACTTCCCATTATTCTGGCCTTATGTCACCTGCGTGTTTCTGTTGGGGTAAAGTCAAGGATTAATTTCATCCTAATTGCCACAGCACAGATCCAGTCACGTTTGCACTGGCCAACCCTGTGGCATGTTTGCATGCTCTAAGGCCATTGCACCATTTTAGCAGCAGGTGTCGGCTTCATACTACGTACTCACAGACACAAGGTTGCGATGAACACAATATTTAATAGTGTGATATGCAATAACTAAGTGTTTAGGTGTTCACTTAACAGTTGCTCTTCACATACTGAAGAGCCATTAAATATTCAAGGCTCTGAGGTCATGTACCACAACTGACTTGTAACATGTCTGTGTCATTAGGTAGCGTCTGTCAGTTACTGTTGTTTATGTCATGAGACTCAACAGCTTGtggcagacgtgtgtgtgcagtcGGGGTATTACAAGTGGATGACTACACCTCTCTGCCATGACTCACCACCAGATTCCTCCTGTGGTgtcacactaacacacagaTGATCCACACGCACGTTGTAAAAATGTATGGCAATTAATGAGTTGGTGAATCATCtgcatttttgctttttttttttttttcatttcaaattctACATGTATGCGTCACATTTAGGGAAGCTGGGAAAGCGTAGTGCCAGTGTCGGCCCCTGGTCAGATGCTGCTAGCGTGCCTGCTGCTCAGGCGCAGCCATGGCTGCGAACCGTTCCACCTAGATCATTCATCACTGCCATGGATGAGGATGCTGAAATTAACTGGACTCTCCTTTTTTCCCGTCTCGCGCTCACAGGCGTTCTCCTGCTTGAGCGCAGCCCTCTTGCTCGCTGTCTTTGTCTCGCTGAggcttgtcttgtttttgctgctgtttctatGTTTTTCACCTCCATCCTGCTTGTTGTGTGGCTTTactgctttgtttcttttttgacCTTCACAATGACTTCCCTTCTCTTTCTGTCCTTTTTCATTCCCTACTAAAACAGGGAGAAAATGGAGATTCAGAATGGGGTGCATGCGGTGGCGTTAAAGCACATTTATAGCGAGCTCGTCTTAGTGGTACAGTGACTGTGGCAGGGTGTTGTAGTCATGTTGGTTCAGTAGTTAGATAACTAGTTTGGTGAATGCTCCAAGTGAACAGCAACAGTAATTTGGGAGTGGGTCTCATTTGACCTTGCTATTGATCCGGTGATGACTAATGGTTGGCCTGTTAGACTCCACACTTCTTGACCTATTTCTGTAGAGGGTACAAATGCATAGGAACCTTTTGATTTGGCACATATGTTTGCTCTTACTTAGATTTTCTACTTGTATGCGTGAATGACAACAGAAAAGTTGCCCAGGACCTACATGCAGACGTCCAACTCCTGCTTTAATGCCTTGGGCTTTTGCAACTGTCACTCAGTAAATAATCTGTATATGTTTCTTGCTATTGTTCATTAAATGACGTCCTCTGTGGCAGACTTCAGCTGCTACGAACATTAGTCGATCCTCTCCGTTGTTGTTGAAGGAGGCTTTAGAAATTTGTCGTGAATTAAGTAGCATCAGCCTTCAAGCACATCAGGCTTCCACTGGCCCTGAGAAAGAACCCACCATGTAGGCTCTTGATATGATCTTTGCTTAATGGCCCTCATCCCGTCCACACTCGACGGGTGACTTTGGAGAACCCTTGGCATAGTAGGTATTGGAGAGGGGTCCACTTCTTTCCTCTTGCGTCCGCTTCTCTGCTCAACTCATAATGGCACCACAGGCAGTCTCTTAATTAGCCTCCTTAATTAGgtgttttctggttttctgCACCAGGGTAACTTTTGATCACATCCTGGTGAGGAGCAGCGCTTCCTTCTGTTTTGCCTCAGAGTGGCTTGTGAAGTGTCAGACCGGGTAATGCTTTTGTGTCACTAGTGGTGTTGGAGACGATTAAACCTCCCTGTGTTTTTGCAATGCGTGCCTACACTATATTTTCTTCTACGTTTGTGCTGCTTTAGGTTTTCTACTTGAGCTTCAAGTAAACAATAACGAAATCATGTGCATCATtcaaaattagtttttttagttatatttataatttttcagatgctttgtgttcatgtttattaACCTTGGCTTCCATGTTAAGCACACGTTTGATTAAGATAAGGTGGTCTGCTATAATACTTGATTAGGGAGATCAGTGTTTATGAATCAGTATTTCTCTTCATATGAAACGTTCAGAACTTGACAGGCAAAACCCCATGTTTTTGGATCTGTATTGGGGCTGAAGTTTTGATTTTTATACTCAGGCGATGGTTTGATGTATCAAAATAGTGTCAAACCCCTCTTATCATTTTCAAAAGCCTGAGGCGAGGATGTTGTCCAGATGCGTCCAacaatgcaaaatgcaaaagcCCTAATATATCTAGTTTACaccaaataaaaccagagaAGCTCCTTGAAAATAACAAAAGGAGTAAACCTCTTCTCTGCAGAATTATGTTTCTCAGTAATGGCTCAGTAATAATAGTCTCAAGTCATTCCCTCtgtgctatatatatatataagtgttggttttgtttataTCTGGGACACATTCTTTGACAGCGGGTAACCTTTGGATTGCTGACTCTGCCCTGCTTCTTATCACTGCAGCGTGTTCTCCATGGTAAACAGAAAGTGTACTTGAGAGTAATCTGTATTTACTTATTAGCTTGTCTTGAATCC contains:
- the thoc7 gene encoding THO complex subunit 7 homolog, translated to MGAVTDDEVIRKRLLIDGDGAGDDRRINVLLKSFTKWCNSSGTPEEGFTQYQRMLGTLSQCEFSMGKTLMVYDMNLREMENYEKIYTNIEQSITSAHEKIAECKKEIQRAKRIRKNRQEYDALAKVIQQHPDRHETLKQLEALDKELQQLSHIKESVEAKLELRKKQFHVLLSTIQELQQTLENDEKSDNDDISQESPAENGD